In Cyprinus carpio isolate SPL01 unplaced genomic scaffold, ASM1834038v1 S000000001, whole genome shotgun sequence, one genomic interval encodes:
- the LOC122142533 gene encoding uncharacterized protein LOC122142533, translating into MECHSKNLDVNTVETVETDDQIKWRFRHNFLIALIYRQSRKRKVIDDVLDGRFRGRLELDQTGSLTITDTRTTDSGLYEVKNTNNILYTFSLTVYARLSVPVISRDCSSSSSSSEQNCSLLCSVVNVSAVSVSWFRGHSLLSSISVFDLSISLSLPLEVEYQDKNSYSCVLNNSFSLTRPQHLDIRGLCHTCPDHICSCGFTEAVIRLVLSALVGVAAVAVLVYDIRSRSLQQKKEQTSSSSSD; encoded by the exons ATGGAGTG TCACTCTAAAAACCTTGATGTTAATACAGTTGAGACAGTTGAGACAGATGATCAGATAAAGTGGAGATTTAGACACAACTTTCTCATAGCTCTGATCTACAGACAGAGCAGAAAGAGAAAAGTTattgatgatgttcttgatgggagattcagaggcagactggagctggatcagactggatctctgaccatcacagacaccagaaccacagactctggactttatgaagtgAAGAACACCAACAACATACTCTACACATTCAGTCTTACCGTCTATG CTCGTCtttctgttcctgtcatcagtagagactgttcttcatcatcatcatcctcagagcagaattgttcattgttgtgttcagtggtgaatgtgagtgctGTGAGTGTCTCCTGGTTCAGAGGacacagtttattgtccagcatcagtgtgtttgatctcagcatcagtctctctctacctctggaggtggaatatcaggataaaaactcCTACAGCTGTGTGCTTAACAATTCATTTTCACTAACCAGACcgcaacatctggacatcagagGACTCTGTCACACATGTCCAG ACCATATCTGCTCTTGTGGttttactgaagctgtgatccgattggttctctctgctctggtgggtgtGGCTGCTGTGGCTGTTCttgtttatgacatcagatccagaagtcttcagcagaagaaagagcAGACGTCATCATCAAGCTCTGATTAA